Proteins encoded together in one Methanobacterium petrolearium window:
- a CDS encoding cell wall biosynthesis protein, whose translation MNIWEMNINGIVMLTMAFLISCILTLIFRKLFSHLGGNLYTHIRGGTPRAVGMAPFIVLLLFFPPPGNYLIGIIGIFAFMDDLIGRKKIKNLPLEIGQLSRGIGMLLVMVVGYFYFGPVSIVIALMIQPMNIADMQPGTAASTVIIMSSVMALLLYFTTGNLYFPALILLAACIGYAPLDYQGKIMMGEVGNHSFGVGLGILYTFLGMNIANFHNWGIWSVFLMVLFLLIITSLLIASLRRLNLKKFLETSLNIPNPTFGDLVMDVLTGGGLGDLLRKLTLGKKSITIKNRFLIILGLRRLVYNPYVL comes from the coding sequence ATGAACATCTGGGAAATGAACATAAATGGAATTGTAATGTTAACAATGGCATTTCTCATCTCCTGTATCTTGACTTTAATCTTTCGAAAACTATTTTCTCACCTAGGAGGTAACCTTTACACCCATATTCGAGGGGGGACACCCAGAGCAGTTGGAATGGCTCCATTTATAGTACTTTTGTTATTTTTCCCACCGCCTGGAAACTATCTAATAGGAATAATAGGGATATTCGCATTTATGGATGATTTGATTGGTAGGAAAAAAATTAAAAACCTCCCACTAGAAATTGGTCAGCTTTCCCGGGGTATTGGGATGCTTCTGGTTATGGTAGTGGGATATTTCTACTTTGGTCCTGTTTCAATCGTCATCGCCCTAATGATACAACCAATGAACATCGCTGACATGCAACCCGGAACTGCAGCGTCCACTGTGATTATAATGAGCTCTGTTATGGCATTATTACTCTACTTTACCACTGGAAATCTGTATTTCCCCGCACTGATCCTTTTAGCTGCCTGTATTGGATATGCTCCCCTTGATTATCAGGGAAAGATCATGATGGGCGAAGTGGGAAACCATTCATTTGGAGTAGGTTTAGGAATATTATATACATTCCTGGGAATGAATATTGCAAATTTCCATAACTGGGGAATTTGGAGCGTGTTTTTGATGGTGTTGTTCCTTTTAATTATCACCAGTTTATTAATAGCGTCTTTAAGACGTCTAAACCTTAAAAAATTCCTTGAAACCAGCTTAAATATTCCAAATCCTACCTTTGGAGATTTAGTAATGGATGTGTTGACTGGTGGGGGTTTGGGAGATCTTCTCCGTAAACTAACATTGGGCAAAAAAAGCATAACTATAAAAAATAGGTTTTTAATCATTTTGGGCTTGCGAAGACTAGTTTACAATCCATATGTCCTTTAA
- a CDS encoding mRNA surveillance protein pelota, with the protein MRIVHQDAKRGIIELFPETLDDLWHLSHLIEPGDLVSSRTTRRIQDTTGERLRSDRGIKKTFFMGIRVESINFHKYTGKLRAKGVIKKGPEDLVSLGSHHTLDLKLSTPVRIQKEKWSRWHRKRIKEAIDSSKVPKALVVVIEDDNADMGILRQYGVEFYGPIIGGISGKRVLQKNRQQIINNFYEAIVQSINKFEGIKGIVIAGPGFGKNDFYQFISQKYQDLANISRLESTGAGGRSGIHEVLQKGILEEMATEGRIALEVRMMAKILEEIGKTSNLVAYGKNEVKTAAEAGAIEELLVIDELLRKKDVERIMDMTENLGGKVMVISSEHDGGKQLSALGGLAALLRYALK; encoded by the coding sequence ATGCGAATAGTTCATCAAGATGCTAAAAGAGGAATTATAGAGTTGTTCCCTGAAACTCTGGATGATCTGTGGCATCTTTCCCATTTAATAGAACCTGGAGATCTGGTCTCATCCAGAACCACCCGCCGCATACAGGACACCACTGGAGAACGTCTGCGCAGTGACAGAGGAATCAAAAAAACATTTTTCATGGGAATACGCGTGGAAAGCATTAATTTTCATAAGTACACCGGAAAATTACGGGCTAAAGGTGTTATCAAAAAGGGTCCAGAAGATCTGGTTTCCCTGGGCTCCCATCACACCCTGGATTTGAAACTTAGCACCCCCGTAAGAATACAGAAGGAAAAATGGTCCAGGTGGCACCGAAAAAGGATTAAAGAAGCTATAGATTCATCTAAAGTACCTAAAGCTCTGGTAGTGGTGATTGAGGATGATAATGCTGATATGGGAATTTTGCGCCAGTATGGTGTTGAATTTTACGGGCCCATCATCGGGGGGATATCCGGGAAAAGAGTGTTGCAGAAAAACCGGCAACAGATCATAAACAACTTTTATGAGGCAATAGTCCAGTCCATCAATAAGTTTGAAGGGATAAAAGGGATTGTCATTGCCGGACCCGGGTTCGGTAAAAACGATTTTTACCAATTTATAAGCCAAAAATATCAAGACCTAGCAAATATATCCCGTTTAGAAAGCACCGGCGCTGGGGGACGCTCAGGGATTCATGAAGTGTTGCAGAAAGGGATTTTAGAAGAAATGGCAACTGAAGGACGCATAGCCCTGGAAGTTAGGATGATGGCCAAAATCCTGGAAGAAATCGGGAAAACTTCCAATTTGGTGGCGTATGGTAAAAATGAAGTTAAAACTGCTGCTGAAGCTGGTGCCATTGAAGAATTACTGGTTATAGATGAATTACTCCGCAAAAAAGATGTAGAAAGGATCATGGACATGACTGAGAATTTAGGGGGTAAAGTAATGGTCATAAGCAGTGAACATGACGGGGGAAAACAGTTAAGTGCTCTTGGAGGGTTGGCAGCTTTGTTGAGGTACGCACTAAAGTAA
- a CDS encoding prephenate dehydrogenase gives MQVAVIGGTRGLGNWMANFLKKKGCQVTITGRNSLMGETIANKMGASYTSNNVEAAINAEIVILAVPIEVTVKTIKEVAPHMQEGSLLVDVTSVKEKPAKIMYQHAPEGVEVLPTHPMFGPRIRSLDGQVVVLTPQEKGKWYSKVVNFLEKEQARVLVTKPEFHDRMMSIVQGLTHFAYISIASTIEKMQVDIKESRKFASPIYSLMLDMIARIVAQNPYLCYSIQTQNRYIPEVHETFLETFQDLKSMINQENQAEFVKSMSDAAKHLNDLEAALGRSDKAISALSAEVTTLKNSLGKEVGLRHMYSGKVHIGVLDSLSPDFLTLKENNKVTTLKISNIEILSYEQLQSWKMNNLPTKTFDVSVVLPERSQPEIISRTINSLEGMVASEVKDVYQGKQIPEGFKSITFSCQVISITLKKKVEELLVGFGGIIR, from the coding sequence ATGCAGGTAGCAGTTATTGGTGGAACCCGTGGACTGGGAAATTGGATGGCCAACTTCCTTAAAAAGAAAGGGTGCCAGGTTACCATCACTGGTAGAAATTCTTTAATGGGGGAAACCATTGCTAACAAAATGGGGGCCAGTTACACTTCCAATAATGTTGAAGCTGCCATAAATGCGGAAATAGTGATATTAGCTGTTCCAATAGAGGTTACTGTTAAAACCATAAAGGAAGTGGCCCCTCATATGCAGGAAGGATCTTTACTGGTGGATGTGACCTCTGTGAAGGAAAAACCAGCAAAGATCATGTACCAACACGCCCCAGAAGGTGTGGAAGTACTCCCCACCCATCCCATGTTCGGACCCAGGATCAGATCCCTGGACGGGCAAGTGGTTGTCCTCACACCTCAGGAAAAAGGAAAATGGTACTCTAAAGTGGTCAATTTTCTTGAAAAAGAACAGGCAAGGGTTTTAGTGACCAAACCAGAATTTCACGATCGGATGATGAGTATTGTTCAGGGGTTAACCCATTTTGCCTACATATCCATTGCCAGCACCATTGAAAAGATGCAGGTCGATATTAAAGAATCCCGCAAGTTTGCCAGCCCCATTTACAGTCTCATGCTGGACATGATAGCCCGTATTGTTGCCCAAAACCCTTACCTGTGCTATTCTATCCAAACACAGAACCGCTACATCCCTGAAGTCCATGAAACATTCCTGGAAACCTTTCAGGATCTCAAATCTATGATCAACCAGGAAAACCAGGCAGAATTTGTGAAATCCATGAGTGATGCTGCTAAGCACTTAAATGATCTTGAAGCCGCTCTGGGAAGATCAGATAAGGCCATATCTGCCCTGAGTGCAGAGGTAACCACCCTCAAAAATTCTCTGGGAAAGGAAGTAGGTTTGCGCCACATGTACTCTGGAAAAGTTCACATTGGTGTTTTAGATTCGTTGTCTCCTGATTTTCTCACATTAAAAGAGAATAATAAAGTCACAACCCTTAAAATTTCTAACATCGAAATTTTAAGTTATGAACAACTACAATCCTGGAAAATGAACAATCTTCCAACAAAGACCTTTGATGTTTCGGTTGTTTTACCGGAAAGATCCCAACCAGAAATAATATCACGTACCATTAATTCTCTGGAAGGTATGGTTGCATCTGAGGTTAAAGATGTTTATCAGGGCAAACAAATTCCAGAAGGGTTTAAAAGCATTACCTTCAGCTGCCAGGTGATTTCTATCACTTTAAAAAAGAAAGTGGAGGAATTACTAGTGGGTTTTGGTGGCATAATCCGTTAA